The proteins below come from a single Triticum aestivum cultivar Chinese Spring chromosome 5D, IWGSC CS RefSeq v2.1, whole genome shotgun sequence genomic window:
- the LOC123120876 gene encoding wall-associated receptor kinase 5, with protein sequence MAAAAPPRRRPAAHGRRRLWGAAAARHGQQHSSCAMARGSPPRALWAATAVARAMAIGRRHRTPWAPAPCALLPINIVNCLPIDAEFPTIGENVVKLPIFCTKVVSRRKKVAYKGNLGPLMDNFHSIPENMQVLLQLGLSLVLLAPQYTTTAAAPSSQCQRQCGNVDIPYPFGIGVNCSLSKRFTINCTVQDGIHKPFRGDFEVLDISLTHATIRMLNYILGFCYNTSTRSMESVGRYGRRIQIRSGPSSPLRLSDARNKFTVIGCNALAFISDNDTGYQGLGVATCRDPLELVDGSCSGMGCSQTTIPNKIYNYEVGFSTFANTSRIWRFNRCSYAVLMEAAEFKFDVSYINTTKFNDTNAGRAPVVYDWAIRDVVRCDVARRNKTGTYACLSSNSKCVDSTNDQGYMCNCTHGYEGNPYLQDGCTDVNECNYNPCPSDGFCHNIIEEHWCSCRVGKRYVKQSNTCNPDTGFIIGVTMGLFGLMVFIVITIFWGQLIIQKRKLNKVKQEYFRQHGGLLLFDRMKSDKGLAFTVYSLAELIHATDNFDNSRILGKGGHGTVYKGIIKNMPIAVKRCALVDDRQKKEFGQEMLILSQINHKNIVKLLGCCLEVEVPILVYEFVPHGTLFELIHGKNHALQISFNTLLRIAHEAAEGLCFLHSYASPPIIHGDVKTSNILLDDNYMAKVSDFGASILAPSDKEQFVTMVQGTCGYLDPEYMQTCQLTEKSDVYSFGVILLEILTGQLPLKLKGSETQRSLSSIFLSAMKENNLDAVLVSHVKGEESMELLRGLADLAKKCLDMCGDNRPFMKEVADELNRLRKLSMHPWVRIDLEMDAESLLGGESTSGYEIELNGYPMGESENQPINPRSSYYARLALLLFDPAPRSRFIPPLFQAKIRRGKCLMEVSPDQHRAPDDVHDRTTDEQVLHIFLSRFAEATKLAMREASFNEPVIRPDSTSCGQPYEKFASKRGPRFPNTVGAAAKNAP encoded by the exons TTGCCTATAAATATTGTAAATTGCCTACCAATTGATGCCGAGTTTCCTACTATTG GAGAAAATGTAGTGAAGTTGCCTATTTTTTGCACTAAAGTTGTCTCTCGTAGAAAGAAAGTTGCTTATAAAG GCAACTTAGGTCCCTTGATGGACAACTTTCATAGTATT CCCGAGAATATGCAGGTGTTGTTGCAGCTTGGCCTCAGCCTTGTACTGCTTGCACCACAATATACTACTACAGCCGCGGCACCTAGCTCCCAGTGCCAGAGGCAATGCGGCAACGTTGACATACCATACCCATTCGGCATCGGCGTGAACTGCTCACTCTCGAAACGGTTCACAATCAATTGCACGGTCCAAGATGGCATTCACAAGCCATTCCGGGGCGActttgaggtccttgatatttcCTTGACTCACGCCACGATCCGGATGCTGAATTACATCTTGGGGTTCTGCTATAACACCTCTACCAGAAGCATGGAGTCCGTCGGCCGATACGGTCGGCGTATCCAAATCCGATCCGGACCTTCTTCTCCCCTCCGGCTCTCTgatgccaggaacaagttcacGGTCATTGGGTGCAACGCCCTTGCCTTCATATCTGACAATGACACAGGCTACCAGGGCCTGGGTGTTGCAACATGTCGTGACCCGTTAGAGTTGGTCGACGGTTCTTGCTCCGGGATGGGTTGCTCTCAGACCACGATACCAAACAAGATTTACAACTATGAAGTAGGCTTCTCGACATTCGCTAACACAAGTAGGATCTGGAGATTCAACCGATGCAGCTATGCGGTGCTGATGGAGGCAGCTGAGTTCAAGTTCGACGTCTCGTACATAAACACCACAAAGTTCAACGACACAAATGCTGGGCGGGCGCCTGTGGTATATGACTGGGCAATAAGGGATGTCGTGCGATGTGATGTCGCCCGACGGAACAAGACGGGCACATATGCATGTCTCAGCAGCAACAGCAAGTGCGTCGATTCAACCAATGATCAAGGGTATATGTGCAATTGCACACATGGGTATGAAGGCAACCCTTATCTTCAAGACGGATGCACAG ATGTTAACGAATGCAACTACAACCCATGCCCTTCAGACGGCTTTTGCCACAATATTATTGAAGAACACTGGTGTTCTTGCCGAGTAGGAAAAAGATATGTCAAGCAAAGCAACACATGCAACCCTGACACCGGCTTCATAATAG GAGTTACAATGGGATTATTTGGTCTAATGGTTTTTATTGTGATTACTATCTTCTGGGGACAACTGATAATTCAAAAGAGAAAATTGAACAAAGTTAAGCAAGAGTATTTTCGTCAACATGGAGGCTTGCTTTTGTTTGATAGGATGAAATCAGATAAAGGTCTTGCTTTCACCGTATATTCACTAGCAGAGCTAATTCATGCCACTGATAACTTTGACAATAGTAGAATACTCGGAAAAGGAGGCCATGGAACAGTCTATAAAGGGATAATAAAGAACATGCCAATTGCAGTTAAAAGATGTGCATTAGTCGATGATAGACAGAAGAAGGAATTTGGCCAAGAGATGCTCATTTTGTCCCAAATCAACCACAAGAACATTGTCAAACTCTTGGGTTGTTGCCTTGAGGTGGAAGTTCCAATTCTAGTGTATGAGTTTGTACCACATGGTACACTATTCGAGCTAATCCATGGCAAGAACCACGCATTGCAAATATCCTTCAACACTCTCTTAAGGATTGCTCATGAAGCAGCTGAAGGACTTTGCTTCCTGCATTCGTACGCGTCTCCTCCAATAATTCATGGTGATGTGAAAACTTCCAACATCCTACTTGATGACAACTACATGGCCAAAGTGTCGGACTTTGGAGCCTCCATACTAGCACCGTCTGACAAAGAGCAGTTTGTCACAATGGTTCAAGGTACTTGTGGATACCTTGATCCTGAATACATGCAAACATGCCAGTTAACAGAGAAAAGTGATGTGTATAGCTTTGGAGTTATCCTTCTAGAGATCCTCACCGGTCAGTtgccactaaagctcaaaggatcCGAGACACAAAGGAGTTTGTCATCAATTTTTTTGTCTGCTATGAAAGAAAATAATCTTGATGCAGTGTTAGTGAGCCATGTGAAAGGTGAAGAGAGCATGGAGTTACTGAGAGGACTTGCAGACCTTGCTAAAAAATGCCTAGATATGTGCGGTGACAATAGGCCCTTTATGAAAGAGGTTGCTGATGAGCTCAATAGATTGAGGAAGCTTTCAATGCATCCTTGGGTACGGATTGACTTGGAGATGGATGCTGAAAGCCTTCTTGGTGGAGAATCTACTAGCGGTTATGAAATAGAATTAAATGGGTATCCTATGGGTGAAAGTGAGAACCAACCCATAAACCCACGAAGTTCCTATTATGCAAG GTTAGCACTATTGCTATTTGATCCAGCT CCTCGATCTCGCTTTATCCCACCACTCTTCCAGGCTAAGATTCGTAGAGGGAAATGCCTCATGGAAGTTAGCCCAGATCAACATAGAGCTCCAGATGATGTTCATGACCGGACAACCGACGAACAGGTGCTGCACATTTTCCTGTCCAGATTTGCAGAAGCTACAAAATTGGCTATGAGGGAGGCCTCTTTTAATGAGCCGGTCATCCGCCCAGATTCTACCTCGTGTGGCCAGCCATATGAAAAATTTGCATCTAAGAGGGGCCCAAGATTTCCAAATACTGTCGGGGCTGCAGCAAAAAATGCCCCATAA